Proteins from a single region of Vibrio sp. DW001:
- a CDS encoding HAD family hydrolase codes for MKLAAILWDYDGTLVNSAPKNIDITKSILSIVAPHLTGNNLPKYLMSETAYHIANHAAKNWQELYCKYYGLTESEMLKAGSLWAEHQNSNQTAVHLFDGIDHTIRQFSHIPHGICSQNSQQNIWRVLRDNELDDSFRAIIGYDDVDNESQKPHPSGGIKCLAKLFDDVVNKWVMYIGDHEADAEFAKNIEAELGNGLKVVSVAAGYSGANPDEWRVKPDHVAADVSDLQAIILKYSE; via the coding sequence ATGAAATTAGCCGCAATCCTGTGGGACTACGATGGCACATTAGTCAATTCTGCGCCTAAGAATATCGATATAACCAAATCCATACTGTCCATTGTCGCCCCTCACTTGACGGGAAATAATCTGCCCAAATATTTAATGAGTGAGACGGCTTACCATATAGCGAATCATGCCGCTAAAAACTGGCAGGAATTATATTGTAAATATTATGGGCTGACAGAAAGTGAGATGCTAAAAGCAGGGTCACTTTGGGCCGAGCATCAAAATAGCAATCAAACCGCCGTGCACTTATTTGATGGAATTGATCATACTATACGGCAGTTTTCTCACATTCCTCATGGTATCTGTTCGCAAAACTCGCAGCAAAATATCTGGCGTGTATTAAGAGACAACGAACTCGATGATTCATTCCGGGCGATTATTGGATACGACGACGTAGATAATGAGTCGCAGAAACCACATCCAAGTGGTGGGATAAAATGTCTTGCGAAGTTGTTTGATGACGTTGTAAACAAATGGGTCATGTATATTGGTGATCATGAAGCTGACGCTGAGTTTGCAAAGAATATTGAAGCTGAGCTAGGGAATGGTTTGAAAGTTGTCTCTGTCGCAGCAGGTTACAGTGGAGCGAACCCGGATGAGTGGCGAGTAAAACCTGATCACGTAGCGGCAGATGTTTCTGATTTACAAGCGATAATACTAAAATACAGCGAGTAA
- a CDS encoding HD domain-containing phosphohydrolase — translation MKSFTPLDLDNELLLDVVDEVDLLCEDSANTLVLLSHDPKNRDLLDKLFRSVHTIKGDVGLAKFAPLIPLLSALEDILGLMREGEMQYDDLISDLLLSIIEEVKSFVDDIANLGSVMYDAQMYIAATLMMAKVQPDNIGDHEELLTNSLHIIEPPFTNNIEPALFSQELDDLRIDWSGEVEPDLIFFHSIMKPVEDRVDNWEGRSSRQLKLALLLNQFSGKIVDEQQLRAAVYLHDLGMSILPLALLRQKTALLDSEVACLRGHVQRSVSFLSEMPHWTEARQFILEHHERADGKGYPQGLSNVDISHGGKILALVDAFEAMTHARAHQVHTKRHISHALQEINNASGNQFCPYWVNILNKVMASIMTN, via the coding sequence ATGAAGAGCTTTACCCCGCTAGATTTGGATAATGAACTTCTACTCGATGTGGTCGATGAAGTTGATCTTCTTTGTGAAGATAGTGCCAATACATTAGTTTTGCTGAGCCATGACCCGAAAAATAGAGACCTGTTAGATAAATTATTCCGTTCTGTTCACACCATCAAAGGTGATGTTGGCCTTGCGAAGTTCGCTCCTCTTATTCCTCTCTTATCTGCCCTTGAAGATATTCTTGGATTAATGAGAGAGGGAGAAATGCAGTATGATGATTTAATATCAGATCTTCTGCTTAGTATTATTGAAGAAGTGAAATCGTTTGTTGATGACATAGCGAATTTAGGTAGCGTTATGTACGACGCGCAGATGTATATTGCAGCAACTCTAATGATGGCCAAAGTCCAGCCCGATAATATAGGTGACCATGAAGAATTGTTGACCAATTCGTTACATATTATTGAGCCACCGTTTACCAACAACATTGAACCTGCGCTTTTTTCTCAGGAGTTAGATGATCTAAGAATTGACTGGTCAGGTGAAGTCGAGCCTGATTTGATTTTTTTTCATAGCATAATGAAGCCTGTTGAAGATCGAGTAGATAATTGGGAAGGACGCAGTAGTCGCCAACTAAAATTAGCATTGCTGCTAAATCAATTCTCAGGAAAAATTGTTGATGAGCAACAATTAAGAGCGGCGGTTTATCTGCATGATTTAGGTATGTCCATTCTACCTTTGGCATTACTGAGACAAAAAACAGCCCTACTTGATTCAGAGGTCGCCTGTCTTCGAGGTCACGTACAACGCAGCGTTAGCTTTCTTTCAGAAATGCCACACTGGACAGAAGCACGGCAGTTTATCCTAGAGCATCATGAGCGTGCTGACGGGAAAGGTTATCCGCAAGGGCTCAGTAATGTTGATATCTCTCACGGAGGGAAGATTTTGGCCCTAGTGGACGCATTTGAAGCCATGACACATGCCCGCGCCCATCAAGTTCATACAAAGCGACATATATCCCATGCTCTGCAAGAAATTAATAACGCAAGCGGCAACCAGTTTTGTCCTTACTGGGTAAACATCCTCAATAAAGTTATGGCGTCTATTATGACCAACTAG